One region of Panulirus ornatus isolate Po-2019 chromosome 42, ASM3632096v1, whole genome shotgun sequence genomic DNA includes:
- the LOC139761970 gene encoding LOW QUALITY PROTEIN: NADH dehydrogenase [ubiquinone] flavoprotein 1, mitochondrial-like (The sequence of the model RefSeq protein was modified relative to this genomic sequence to represent the inferred CDS: deleted 1 base in 1 codon) produces MASLSRITPVLRSTLSPGATSSVVIKRHNSNKVYGPLADEDRIFTNLYGRHDWRLKGALSRGDWYKTKEIVLKGADWILGEIKTSGLRGRGGAGFPSGMKWSFMNKPSDGRPKYLVVNADEGEPGTCKDREIMRHDPHKLVEGCLVAGRAMGARAAYIYIRGEFYNEASNMQVAINEAYKAGFLGNNACGSGYDFDVFMHRGAGAYICGEETALIESLEGKQGKPRLKPPFPADVGVFGCPTTVANVETVAVAPTICRRGGSWFVGLGRPRNSGTKLFNISGHVNNPCTVEEEMSIPLRDLIERHAGGVTGGWENLLGIIPGGSSTPVIPKHVCEEAIMDFDGLVACQTSLGTAAIIVMNKQTDIVKAIARLIEFYKHESCGQCTPCREGVAWMFKVMTRFVKGDARPDEIDALWEVSKQIEGHTICALGDGAAWPVQGLIRHFRPVIEERMASFAATREAIAN; encoded by the exons ATGGCATCCCTATCTCGTATAACTCCAGTTCTTAGGAGCACACTAA GCCCTGGAGCCACTAGCTCTGTAGTTATCAAAAGACACAATTCAAATAAG GTGTATGGCCCATTAGCTGATGAAGACCGTATTTTCACCAATTTGTATGGTCGTCATGACTGGAGACTGAAGGGAGCTCTTAGCCGTGGTGACTGGTACAAGACTAAGGAGATTGTTCTAAAGGGAGCTGATTGGATCTTAGGTGAAATTAAGACATCC GGACTTCGTGGCCGTGGTGGTGCTGGATTTCCTTCTGGCATGAAGTGGAGTTTCATGAATAAGCC GTCAGATGGTAGGCCAAAATACTTGGTTGTGAATGCTGATGAAGGTGAACCTGGTACCTGCAAGGACCGTGAAATTATGCGACATGATCCTCACAAGTTGGTAGAGGGTTGTCTGGTTGCTGGCCGTGCCATGGGGGCCCGGGCAGCATATATCTATATCCGTGGAGAATTTTACAATGAAGCATCTAATATGCAGGTTGCCATCAATGAG GCCTACAAAGCTGGTTTCCTTGGTAACAATGCATGTGGCTCTGGTTATGACTTTGATGTCTTTATGCATCGGGGTGCTGGAGCATACATCTGTGGGGAAGAGACTGCTCTCATTGAATCTCtggaaggcaagcaaggaaaACCACGTCTTAAACCTCCATTCCCAGCTGATGTTGGTGTTTTTGGTTGTCCAACAACTGTCGCTAATGTTGAGACTGTTGCTGTTGCTCCG ACAATCTGCCGTCGTGGAGGTTCCTGGTTTGTAGGATTGGGTCGTCCACGTAATAGTGGTACCAAACTCTTTAACATCTCTGGCCATGTAAACAACCCATGTACAGTAGAGGAGGAAATGTCCATCCCTCTACGTGACCTAATTGAACGTCATGCTGGTGGTGTGACAGGTGGCTGGGAAAACCTTTTAGGTATTATTCCTGGTGGTTCATCTACTCCAGTCATTCCCAAACA CGTGTGCGAGGAAGCCATCATGGATTTTGATGGCTTGGTGGCTTGTCAGACATCTCTTGGAACGGCAGCTATTATTGTCATGAATAAGCAGACAGACATTGTGAAAGCCATTGCACGTCTCATTGAATTCTATAAGCATGAGTCCTGTGGTCAATGTACACCTTGTCGTGAAGGAGTTGCATGGATGTTCAAGGTTATGACAAGATTTG TGAAAGGTGATGCTCGTCCAGATGagatagatgctctgtgggaggtttCCAAGCAGATAGAAGGTCACACTATTTGTGCATTGGGTGATGGTGCTGCCTGGCCAGTTCAGGGATTGATTCGACACTTCCGGCCTGTTATTGAAGAGCGAATGGCTAGTTTTGCTGCTACAAGAGAGGCAATTGCTAATTAA
- the LOC139761973 gene encoding endoribonuclease LACTB2 isoform X1: MAAYIPKISQLTPRIIRILGCNPGPMTLQGTNTYLIGTGKRRVLLDVGEKGNTDYLSSLTSVLEEYDTTIDKVIITHWHRDHIGGLKDVLGCSRGDVKVYKFPRADAPEDSVFASVDHKFLTHKEEIKTEGGTLRVHHTPGHTTDHVVLELTEEGILFSGDCILGEGTTVFEDLSSYMASLKLILDIEPKVIYPGHGPVINDPNIHIEQYINHRKKREEQIIKLLTGKKHMTSMELVTIMYKDTPEHLHLAAKVNVDHHLQKLLKENIVCFERDRWCLIQRKNQL; this comes from the exons ATGGCAGCCTATATTCCCAAGATATCTCAGCTTACACCACGTATTATTCGCATTTTAGGATGTAATCCAGGTCCAATGACCCTACAGGGCACGAACACCTATCTTATTGGGACTGGGAAGAG ACGTGTTCTGCTCGATGTGGGTGAGAAAGGAAATACAGATTACCTATCATCCCTGACTTCAGTGTTGGAGGAATATGACACCACAATTGACAAAGTTATCATCACTCACTGGCACCGTGACCATATAGGAGGTTTAAAGGATGTACTTGGTTGCTCCAGAG GAGATGTCAAAGTATACAAATTTCCCCGAGCTGATGCTCCTGAGGATTCTGTATTTGCATCAGTGGATCATAAATTTCTCACACATAAAGAGGAGATAAAAACTGAAGGTGGAACTCTCAG AGTTCACCATACTCCAGGTCATACCACAGACCATGTTGTTTTAGAACTGACTGAGGAAGGGATATTGTTTAGTGGTGATTGCATTCTAGGTGAAGGAACAACAGTATTTGAAGATCTGTCCAGCTACATGGCTTCACTGAAG CTAATCCTGGACATAGAACCAAAAGTGATCTACCCTGGACATGGACCTGTGATAAATGATCCTAATATCCATATTGAACAATACATTAACCATCGTAAGAAAAGGGAAGAGCAAATCATTAAATTACTGACTGGCAAGAAACATATGACATCAATGGAATTAGTCACGATAATGTACAAG GACACTCCTGAGCATCTACACTTAGCAGCTAAGGTTAATGTGGATCATCATCTACAGAAGCTCTTAAAGGAAAACATTGTCTGTTTTGAAAGAGATAGGTGGTGTCTCATTCAAAGGAAAAATCAATTGTAG
- the LOC139761973 gene encoding beta-lactamase-like protein 2 homolog isoform X2 yields MIIFIRRVLLDVGEKGNTDYLSSLTSVLEEYDTTIDKVIITHWHRDHIGGLKDVLGCSRGDVKVYKFPRADAPEDSVFASVDHKFLTHKEEIKTEGGTLRVHHTPGHTTDHVVLELTEEGILFSGDCILGEGTTVFEDLSSYMASLKLILDIEPKVIYPGHGPVINDPNIHIEQYINHRKKREEQIIKLLTGKKHMTSMELVTIMYKDTPEHLHLAAKVNVDHHLQKLLKENIVCFERDRWCLIQRKNQL; encoded by the exons atgattatcttcatCAG ACGTGTTCTGCTCGATGTGGGTGAGAAAGGAAATACAGATTACCTATCATCCCTGACTTCAGTGTTGGAGGAATATGACACCACAATTGACAAAGTTATCATCACTCACTGGCACCGTGACCATATAGGAGGTTTAAAGGATGTACTTGGTTGCTCCAGAG GAGATGTCAAAGTATACAAATTTCCCCGAGCTGATGCTCCTGAGGATTCTGTATTTGCATCAGTGGATCATAAATTTCTCACACATAAAGAGGAGATAAAAACTGAAGGTGGAACTCTCAG AGTTCACCATACTCCAGGTCATACCACAGACCATGTTGTTTTAGAACTGACTGAGGAAGGGATATTGTTTAGTGGTGATTGCATTCTAGGTGAAGGAACAACAGTATTTGAAGATCTGTCCAGCTACATGGCTTCACTGAAG CTAATCCTGGACATAGAACCAAAAGTGATCTACCCTGGACATGGACCTGTGATAAATGATCCTAATATCCATATTGAACAATACATTAACCATCGTAAGAAAAGGGAAGAGCAAATCATTAAATTACTGACTGGCAAGAAACATATGACATCAATGGAATTAGTCACGATAATGTACAAG GACACTCCTGAGCATCTACACTTAGCAGCTAAGGTTAATGTGGATCATCATCTACAGAAGCTCTTAAAGGAAAACATTGTCTGTTTTGAAAGAGATAGGTGGTGTCTCATTCAAAGGAAAAATCAATTGTAG